Proteins from one Patagioenas fasciata isolate bPatFas1 chromosome 6, bPatFas1.hap1, whole genome shotgun sequence genomic window:
- the CACYBP gene encoding calcyclin-binding protein, whose product MAAAREELQKDLQEVNELLTKATRKRLRDVLMTEKHKLELEIKNQAPPKPKDVVEEEKSSLGGYTVKINNYAWDQSDKFIKIYISLNGVQKLPAENVQVNFTERSFDLLVKNLNGKNYTMTFNNLLKPISVEGSSRKIKTDTVLVMCRKKQEEKWDCLTQVEKESKEKEKAAYDTSDPSEGLMNLLKKMYAEGDDEMKRTINKAWVESREKQSKGDIPMDI is encoded by the exons ATGGCCGCAGCGCGCGAGGAG TTACAGAAAGATTTGCAAGAGGTTAACGAATTGCTTACGAAAGCCACGAGGAAGCGACTTCGTGATGTCCTGATGACAGAGAAACACAAGCTGGAGCTCGAAATCAAGAATCAGGCTCCGCCGAAGCCAAAAGATGTGGTGGAGGAAGAAAAGTCATCACTGGGAGGGTACACAGTGAAAATAAACAATTATG CTTGGGATCAGTCAGATAAGTTTATTAAGATTTACATCTCTTTAAATGGAGTCCAGAAGCTTCCAGCTGAGAATGTGCAGGTGAATTTCACGGAGAG GTCGTTTGATCTGCTAGTGAAGAATCTGAATGGGAAGAACTACACCATGACCTTCAACAACCTCCTGAAACCCATCTCCGTGGAAGGCAGCTCTAGAAAG ATAAAGACAGACACGGTCCTTGTGATGTGTAGgaagaagcaggaggaaaaatgGGACTGTCTCACTCaagtggaaaaagaaagcaaagagaaaga GAAGGCTGCTTATGACACCTCAGATCCCAGTGAAGGGCTTATGAACCTTTTAAAGAAGATGTATGCAGAAGGGGATGACGAGATGAAGCGCACCATCAACAAGGCCTGGGTTGAAAGCAGAGAAAAGCAATCCAAAGGGGACATACCAATGGATATTTGA
- the KIAA0040 gene encoding uncharacterized protein KIAA0040 homolog, with amino-acid sequence MEQKISSFFNSILELIRTKHEEGVFNTVCLVVLMGLPFVVLIAFIFICCHCCFCRRRGEHRKKGATSSNGQLHAERNKKKKKKKKKDEEDLWISAQPKLLLLDKRPSLAI; translated from the coding sequence ATGGAGCAGAAGATCAGCTCTTTCTTTAATTCCATCTTGGAGCTTATCCGTACCAAGCATGAGGAAGGCGTCTTCAACACCGTCTGCTTGGTCGTGCTGATGGGTCTGCCTTTTGTTGTCCTCATTGCATTCATTTTcatctgctgccactgctgcttctgcagacGGAGGGGAGAACACAGGAAGAAAGGTGCCACCAGCAGCAATGGGCAGCTGCACGCCGAgaggaacaagaagaaaaagaagaagaagaagaaggatgaaGAGGACCTGTGGATCTCTGCTCAGCCCAAGCTGCTCTTGCTGGACAAGAGACCCTCTTTGGCCATCTAG
- the MRPS14 gene encoding small ribosomal subunit protein uS14m, with translation MAASALGWALRAARQVLPSAFMTQSRSYYVDWRMLRDVKRRKLAYEYADERLRINAIRKNTLLPKELQEVADKEIAALPRDSCPVRIRNRCVLTSRPRGVKRRWRLSRIVFRHFADHGQMSGIQRAMW, from the exons ATGGCGGCGTCCGCGCTGGGCTGGGCGCTGCGGGCCGCTCGGCAG GTTCTCCCCTCAGCGTTCATGACGCAATCGCGGAGCTACTATGTGGACTGGCGGATGCTGCGGGATgtgaagaggaggaagctggcatATGAGTATGCGGATGAGCGGCTGCGCATCAACGCCATCCGCaagaacaccctcctgcccaaGGAACTGCAG GAAGTGGCTGATAAAGAGATCGCTGCCTTGCCCCGGGACAGCTGCCCTGTGAGGATCCGAAATCGCTGTGTCCTGACGTCGCGCCCTCGGGGGGTGAAGCGGCGATGGAGGCTCAGCAGAATTGTGTTCCGGCATTTCGCTGACCACGGTCAGATGTCTGGGATACAGAGGGCTATGTGGTAG